The segment AGCCGCGCCAGCCCCCAGCATGCCAATCCTGGCGCGCCGACACTCCGGCAATCAATGCGGCGCTGAATCTGGTACCTGCGCGATGGATGGCGCTTCCACCGGCAAACCAGCCGTTGCAGCGTAGCGCCGACCAAGGGCCGCAACCGATCGGCAGCGGGCCTGCCGCAGCCCCTATCCCGAATCACTCATTTAGGCCGACAGGCTATCACCCAGCCCGCTTGCCTGGTTGGCGACCGGCCAAGCAGCCAGCGGGATCGCCGCGATAAGCACGCAGGCGAGCCGGAGAATCAGCATGGTCAAAGTTCAATCGTGGCGGCGCGGCCTGGCGGTGCACAAGCGCGTATGCTTCGTCGCGCTGTGGCTGGCGGGCGTCGCCGGCATAGCGGTCAGGCACTGAGGCCAGCCCGCAGCAGGGCGATGCGCCCGATGCCGAGATGCGCCATCAGTGACTGCTGACGGGCGCCGTGCTGCTTCTCGTCGGCGGCGGCTTCGTCTACCTCACCTGCCAGCACAGGCGGCAGGTTGCGGCCAGCGCCCTGGCGACGCGGATCGCCAAGGAACAGGCGCTCGTGCTCAACAACGAGCGGGTCGGCATGGTCCGCGTCGAGGGGCGGCACATCCTGTGGGCCAATCGGGCGATCCACCGCATCCTGGGCTATGACGATGGCGCCGTGGCCGGTGCGTCGATGCGCCTGCTGTACCCTGACGACACCACCTTCGATCACATCGGTGCGCTCGGGTACGAGGCACTGAGACGCGATGGCCGCTTCCATACGCAGGTCAAGATGCGCACCCGCACCGGCAACGAGCTCTGGGTCGATCTCAGTGCCACGGCCCTGACCAACACCGAGTTCCTCTGGATGGTCGTCGACCTCCACCAGCTCAAGCACAGCGGGGAGCGCGCCCAGCACCAGGCGCTGCACGATGGCCTGACGGGCCTGCCCAATCGCCACCTGTTCGAGGAGCTGCTGCGGCAGGCCGTGGCACAGGCCAAGCGGGACGGGCAAGGCCTGACTGTCTGCTACCTGGACCTGGATGGCTTCAAGCCGGTCAACGACACGCTTGGCCATCATGCCGGCGACGAAGTCCTGCGCGCAGTGGGCGACAGGCTGCGCAGCAAATTGCGGAGCAACGACTCGGCCGCCCGGCTCGGCGGAGACGAATTCGCCTGGTTCCTCTCGGGCGTGGCCAACGAGAGCGAGGCCAGAGCGGTCGTCGAGCGCTGCATCGAGATAGCTTCCCGGCCCATCGAACTCACATGCGGTGCAACGGTGCGCGTCGGCGGCAGCATTGGCCTGGCGTCGAGCGATGACCATGGTTATTCGGCGGACAGACTGCTGCAGGCGGCCGACGAGGCAATGTACCAGCACAAGCACGCCGGACGGACACGCGACACATCGGTTGAAACCGACCGCCTTGGGGTGTCAGCGCATGCAACTCTTCGCAATGGCGCCGACCGTGGCGACAGCCTGCTCGATCTCACTGGACCAGGCGCTGCTGTAGTTGAGCCGGATGTAGTTCGGGTAGCTATTTGAGATCGAGAACATATAGCCCGGCCCAACGGTGATGCCGCGCGCCAGGGCCTTCTGGTAGAGCTTCATGCCGTCGACCTGTGGCGGCAGCTCCACCCACAGCACGTAGCTACCCTCGGGGCTGGACAGGCGCCGTCGGGAAAGACACGGCTGACCGTGTGGCGCATCAGCTTGGCCTGTGCTTGCGCAGACGCCGCAGGTGGTGCTCGTAGCCAGCGCGCGCCATGAACTCGGCGATGGCGAGTTGCGGGATGGAGGCGGTCGTCAGCGTGTTCAGAAATTTCAGCCTCTCGACCTTGTCGCGGTACCGGCCTGGCAGCGCCCAGCCAATGCGATAGACCGCGGTCAGCGTTTTTGAAAACGACGAGCAATGCAGCACCAGCCCCTTGCGGTCATAGGCCTTGAGCGTGCTCGGCGGCACGTCGCCGTAATAGAGCTCGTTATAGACCCCGTTCTCGATGATGGGGATGTCGAGCTCCGTTACCGTTGCCATCAGCGCCTGTTTGCGCTCGCCGGTCATGCGGTAGCCGAGCGGATTCTGGAAGTTGGGCATCACCGTGCAGGCGGCAATGGGCAGCTCGCGCGCGAACGAGGCCAACACATCCACGTCGATACCACGGATCGGGTCGGTGGGCACCTCGACAACCGTCATGCCCATGCGCCCGATCGCGTGCAGCATGGCGTAGAAGGTAGGCGATTCCACCGCGATGATGTCGCCCGGCTTGGCCACTGCCTGCAGGCACAGGTTGATCGCCTCGGTGGCGCCAACCGTGACGATGACCTCGGATGGGTCGACGAGCAGGCCATGTTCCAGATGCCGCCGCACGATCTGACGGATCAGCTTGGGGTGCCCCGGTGGCAGGCCGTTTCTGAGCTCATGGCGCGAGGCCTCCTTGCCGGCTTCGAAGGAATAGTGGTTGAACTTGTCGAAAGGGAAGCCGGCGGCATCGGGATAGGGTAAGCCTAGCGGTACCGCATCGTCCACCGCGATCGAGCGCAGCGTCGACAACACCAGGCGGCTGACATCGACCGAGGCCGAAATGGCGATTGGGCACGGGTGATCGAGCACATCGGGGGACTTGGTGTCACGCCGCAGGCTGACGAAGAAGCCCGATTGCGGCCGGCTTTCGACCAGCCCCCGGCTTTCCAGCAGCAGATAAGCGCGAACAACCGTGGCGATACTGATATTCCGGCTGCGGCTGGTCTCGCGAATCGACTGCAGACGCTCGCCTTCGCGATACACCCCCTTGCGGATCTGCTGTTCGATGTCTCCGGCGAGCTTCTCGTAGAGCTTCATGCTCAGCTCCGTTGAAGTGGGGATGGTGTATGCATGCCGCCGCAACGTACAAATGGCGGCTTGCAGCGTCAGGGGCCTAGCTGTACCAGGACAGGGTCAGGGCCGGCAGCACCGGTGGCGGCTTCCTGCACGGCTGGTTTCCCAAACCCGGAAACAGCGAGCCGCTGGAGAAACTGTCTTATGTGAAGCCGCTCCAGCCCTGGCAATGGACGATCAGCACGGGCATCGACATCGACGACGTGGAGCGGGCCTTTTGGCATAACGCCATGCTGCTGGGCTGCATCGCCACCGGCTTGCTTGCGCTGATCGTGACGTTGGTGTGGGCAATCAGCCGCACCATTCTGCGCCAGCTCGGTGGCGAGCCGGGCTATGCGGGGGTGGCTAACCACAAGCATTGCGCTAGAAATTGAAGTGACGCGCCCCCAGCAGCTTCTGCAGCTTCGCCAGCGGGCGGTAAATCATTGCCGGTGGCAGGCGCAGGCCGAACACGCGCAGATCGATCAATTCGGTGATGAAGCCATGAACCGGCCGGGTATCGACATACGCAAAATTGCAGCGCATGCCGAGATTGGCCAGCAATCCGCGTACCTTGAGTGGATAGCCTGCCGCCTGCAGCCGCCGGGCCACGGCGTCGACATCATCGACCAGATAGCCGAGATGCTGAATGGCATAGCAGCCGCCCTCCGCCAGGCTGTTGCGATACCAGTTGGTGTTGCGCCCCGGCTCCAGTAGCTCGATTTCGACTCCATCCCGGTAAGCCATGGCCAGCTTGCCGGCCATGGCATGCAGGATGCCCTCTTCCCGCCAGAATCGCGGTGTGCCGCCGGCCACGAAGAATCGTTCCATTCCCTGCCGCTCCAGCTCGGTCGCTGCCGCGTCGACATCCGGCACCAACACGCCCAGCTGATGCACCGGGGGCAGGCCGAATTGCCGGCCAAACCCGGCGGCCAGCGCCTGTACCCGCTGATGGAAGCCCGGAGCCCGCCACGGCAGGTCCGCGAAATTGCATTCACTCATCATCCGCCCCTCAGTCAACGTCAAAGGTGCTTGGCCATGCCGCTGGTTTGGCCCTGCGCTTGCGCGGCCGGCTCGCCATCGGGATAGAGGCAGATGAACGACGCCAGCCCTCCCTCGATGCCGTAGGCCGGCAGGTTCGAGGAGCTGGAGCAGATCCCGCCGTCCCTGGCGAAGACCAGGTCGCGCAGCCAGGTCACGCGGGTTGGCATCGGATAGGTGACGAACGTCTTGCTGCGCGGGTCGAAGCGGAACACGCGATCGGACATATTGGACGTGACCCAGACGTCGCCGGTTTTCGGGTGAATGTTCAGCGCGTAGGGCACCTCGTATTCGTTGTGTGCCAGCAGCGGCAGCTTGTAACTCTCGAACTTGTGGCTGCGGGTGTCGAATTTCATCACACCGCTGTCGTCGAATGCCGGTATCCACAGATTGCCCTGCGCGTCGAAACGCAAGCGGCGCGGGCCTTTGAGCGGGGTGTCGAATTCGGTGATGTCGAAGGTCTTTGGATCGATACGGCCAATCTTGTGTCCATACAGCTTGGCGTACCAGATCGAGCCATCCAGCGGGTTGACGTCGATACCGTAAGGGAAATTGAACGCCTCGCGGCCGACATTGGCCCATTTGTGATGGCTGATCGTCAGCTGGTAGTTTTGCTTCGGGAAATAGCTGAGCGCCTTCAGCGCGTAAGGGAAGGTGTAATCCGTCACCGCTTGCCAGAAGCCACCGTGCGGCAAGACAATAACCTTGAACTGCTCGGTCTTCGGGTCGAAACGCGCCACCTCGTTGGTCGCGGTGATGGTGAACCAGACCATGCCCTGCTGATCGATACGCACCGTGTGGGGATAGAGGTGTTTGAAGCCCAGGTCATAACGCTTGAATTGTTTGGTGGCCGGGTCGAACGACATCAGGCTCGACGACAGCGCGTTGGTGATCCAGAAGCGGCCATCCTTGCCCTGGGCCATGCTGTGCGGGCCGTGCTTGCCGGAGAACACGCCGATGGGCAGCTGAAAACCGGCGAACATGCCACCTTCGGGCAGATCGACATCGGGCAGCCTGTATTGATTGATCGCCCCGGTGTTGCGATCCAGATGCCAGATCACATCGTTGCCTTCATCCGAGCCGTACAACTGGTCGTCCCCGCCCACATCGGTGTCGTGGATGAAGCTGTGGGCGTCGCCCACCACCCATTCCTTGATTTTTGCCGATGCGATCACCGGGCTGACATCATGCTGTTCCACGGCCTTGACCGGCTTGCCCTGAAAACTCGCGCTCAGGGTCTTGGCGATGTCGTCGGCCTCCTGATTGGTGAGAATCGAGAAATAGCCTTCCATGCGGCGCACCGTGGCCCGCCAGGCATCCAGATCCTTGCTGCCGCGCGTCAGTTCGTTACCGACCTGGTGGCAGTAATTGCACTGGCTGATGAACGCGCTGCGGCTATCGTGACTGGCCCACTGCACGGTGGCCAGATGGGCCGAGGCCGGCAGGCTGGCGGACAATTCGGCCGCCACGCTGTGCCGGCTCATGGCGAAGGACTGCTGGCTGCGCCCATCGGCCACCAGCTCCAGTTCGCGGCTTTCATCCCGGAAATACGGCGCCCGCGCACGCAGCGTGAGCTTGCCGGCAAAATCCACGCGCAGCACGAAGTTGCCCGTGGCGTCGCTATACACGGTGTCACGGCGTTTCTGCTGCGGGTCGAAGGCGGTGACCATCGCGCCGGCCAGCGGCTTGCCGTCCACGGTCTTCACCTGCCCTTGCACCACCCCGCCCTGCGCCGTGGCTGACAGCAGCACCAGCGCCAGGCAAGGCCACCCGATTGTCTGTGTGTTCATGATGTCCCTCTCCCCTACCCTCAGATAAAACCGATGTTTTTTGACTGACGAATCGTCACGCGCCGCGGCAACCCTGGCACCAGACGTTTGGCGTAATCACTCAGCCGCACGAACGGGCCGGCCATGAGCAGATCGCGGCCCTGCGTGGCACGGCAGCCGAACACGTCGATCTCGGCGCACAGCGCGGCCAGTCTGGCCGCATCGAGATCCACGGCAATGATGTGCGCGCCACACCGGGCAAACGCCAGCGCGGTTGCCCGGCCAATGCCGGTGGCCCCACCGGTGATCAGCGCCGGCTGGTTGCTGACGGCAACGCTGCTCATGGCTGCTTCCTTGTCGGTATGAGCATGCGGGACATCATCGCAAGCCTTGCCGCGCCAAAGTTGACAATGGGCGCCAATTAGTTGGCATAATCCGCCAATCTGCACGATTGAAGTATCGCTTGCCCCAACATGAAGCGCTTGCATGACAATTCGTCAGAACCCGCCGGGCCGTGGGTCAGAAGTGGCGTGCTGGCATATGCGCCGCAACTGGTGCAGGCGCTCGGTGGCGATCCGCAACAGGTCTGTGCCGCAGCCGGGCTGAGTCAGGCCGTGATCGAAGCCGAAGAGATACCGGTACGCTTCAATCAGGTGGTGCAGTTTTTCGATCTGGCCGCCCGTTTCTGTGCCACGCCGGATTTCGGCCTGCGGCTATCCGAGCGCCAGACGCTGGCCGTGCTCGGGCCGCTCTGGCCGCTGATACAGAATGCGCCGACGGTAAAACAGATGCTGCTCGACCTGAAGCAATATAGCTCGCTGCATTCGCGCGGGCTCGGTGGCGATCTGGTCGGCATGGGCGACGGGCTGCGGTTGTCCTACCACCTGGTCGATGCCGGGCAGATCGACGACCGCCAAACCATCGAACTCGGCCTGGCGCTGCTGTGCAACGAACTGCGGCGCCACGCGCCCAAGGGCTGGCAACCGCTGGCAGTGCAACTGCGCTATCGCCCCCCTGCCAGCCAGGAACGTTACCGCCGCGCGTTCGGGCCGAATCTGGCATTCAATCAGGACGTCAACGCCATCACCATTGACCTGGCGCTGCTGGACTACCCACTCAAAGCCGCGCGTGCGCCGCACCACCAGGTCGTGTCAGAACTGCTGCGCCAGCAGCAAAATCAGTTGCCCGACGACATCGGACGCTCGGTCAGCACCGTGGTGCGCACACTGATTCCGCTTGGTAACTGTACCCTGGCGCAAGTCACGCAACGGCTGGCCCTGTCCGAGCGCACGCTGCAACGCCGCCTGCAGGCCGCCGGGCTCACTTTCGCCGGTATCCACGATCAGGTGCGGGCCGATCTGGCACTGAAATACCTGCTGCAATCCACGCTCAAATCAGCGGAAATTGCCGACATCCTCGGCTACGCCGACCTGACCGCGCTAAGCCGCTCGTTTCGCCGCTGGCACGGCGTATCGATGCGTGAAGCAAAAAAGCAGCCGCACCGGGAATCCATGACGATATAGGTGGGATGGGTGTGCAGTGGGAACATCGTCGCCGGTGGCAAGTCGCACCATGCCGCCGTTCAGCACCGGCAGCGCGGCTCTGCCGGCGCACGAGGCTTCAGCAGCGACCAGACGACAGGACTGACATGGGGGTACGCGGAACACAAGAAAGGATGCACACCAGGTTGGTGCCAAACGGCGACATTACACAAGGATTGCATCTGAAAGACCTGGCGCGCCCGGCGCGAGTCGAACGCGCGACCTTTGGCTTCGGAGGCCAACACTCTATCCACTGAGCTACGGGCGCCAGAACGTGAGCCAGGACGGCCCACGCGAAAGAGGGCGTAAGAATAGCGTTTTTTTGCAGGGGAGTCTATGCCGGGGTGCTTGGGCGCGGAAATGCCGGTATAATCCACCCATTTTTGTTCGCGGATTTTCGTTGAGGGACGGATAGACATGAGCAGCAATTCGCCGAAGAACTTGATTGGCATCGTAGTGGCCGCATTTGCGGTCCCGGTCATTTCCATTTATCTGCTGGTCAAGCTGGTGAGCAGCGTCAGCACGGGCAGCCCGAATACCGCCGATCTGGCGATGTCGAACGAAGCCGTGACTGCGCGCATCCAGCCGGTTGGCATCTCCAAGGCCAGCATTCCGGTTGCGCCGGGCGCTCGCAGCGGCGAACAGGTATTTACCGCCATCTGTACGACCTGTCACGCCACTGGCGCGGCTGGCGCACCCAAGGTTGGTGACAACGGCGCCTGGGCACCGCGCATCACCAAGGGCTTCCAGACCCTGATCGAGCATGCGACCAAGGGCTTCAACGCAATGCCGGCCCGCGGTGGTTCGCCTGACCTGACCGATGACGAAGTCGCTCGCGCGATCGCCTACATGGCCAACAAGTCGGGTGGCAGCTTCACCGAGCCCAAGGCAGCTGCGGGTGGCGCGGACAAGGTCGACCCGGCCAAGGGCAAGGAAATCTACGGCTCGGTTTGCGTGGCTTGCCACGGCACCGGCGCTGCCGGCGCACCGAAATTCGGCGACAAGGCTGCCTGGGCACCGCGTATCGGCAAGGGCCTCGATGCACTGGTTGCCAGCGCGACCAAGGGCCTCAACGCGATGCCGCCCAAGGGTGGCTATAGCGGCTCCGATGCGGAATTCCGCTCGGCAATCGAATACATGGTCAACTCGTCCAAGTAAGCGAGCATCAATCAAACAAAAAAGCGCGGACATCTCCGCGCTTTTTTGTTGCCCGCTTGCCCCGTCACTTGGCGTCGCGCGGCCGATAGGACAGCACAGGCTTGTAGTCGTCGGGGGCCACGGACGAGTCAAAATCGTATCCGGCGTAGTTGTCCTGGCTGACCAGGCCAAGCTTGATCAGAATGCTGTGCGGCAGCTCCGTGTTGCGTTTTTCCAGGAAGTTGACCACCGTATTGATTGCGACACGGGCCTGGCTCACGCCCTTGGTGTCCGATGCCGCGTAGATGTCGCCGCTACGCACCAGCCCGGCTATCTCGCGCGTCAAATCATAGGCCACGATGCGGACCTTGCCGCTGAGGCCAGCGTCCTTCAGGGGGCGTACCACGGCCGGTGCGCAGCCGGTGCAGCCCAGGATGTAATCTAGCTTGTCGCCATGCTGCGTCAGCAGCTGGGTGGCCAGTTGCGTCTGCAGGGCACTGCCGCTGTCGCCGTACTTGATGTCGAGAATGTTGATCTTGATCGGCGCACGCCTGGCCGTCTGGCGCGTCCCCTCGACCTCCCCCTTCACCCACCCGGCATCGGCAGGCCCCGGCAGCAGGGCGATATTGATGGATTTCAGGCCACGCTTTTGCGCATCGTTGATCACCCAGCGCGTGGTCTCGAAGCCCATGCTGGTCAGCGAGGTGGTGATCTTGACCGTCAGGTCATCGCTGGAGCTGTCGTTCGCCAGCTCGAAAACCGGAATGCCTTGCGCACGTGCCTTGGCGATCGATGGATTGTTGGCCGTCATGCTGATCGGCGACAACACGATGGCGTCGTATTTGGCCGCAATCGCCTCGTCCATCTTGCGCAGTTGCCCGGCCAGATCGTCATACCCCGTCGCAGGCAGGATGTCGGCCGCCACGCCCAGGCGCTGCGCCTCGGTCATCACACCGTAGCTGCAGCCGACCCAATAGGGGTCCTTCAAGTGCGGGAATAGGAAGGCAATGCGCCACGGCCTGCTGGCCGGCTCGGCCATCGTGTAGTAACCCGGCACGACGCGGCCGCTTGCCAAGGCATCGTCTGCCGAGCCATTCGGCTTGAGCGGCGGAAAGATGGAATAGACAGGAATCGGCTTGAAAACGATCGGTGCCGAAGCGGTTTGCGCGACACCAGACAAGGATACCGTGCCCAGCGCCAGGCCCAGCGCCCACCTTTCAATCAGTTGCCCCACCGCTTTACCCACCGAAATCCCCGCCACCAGTCGGTTTCCGAGCTTTCAGTGTATGTCGCGATAGCCCCTTACTCAACCGATAGGAGAAATTAATTACCTCTCACCAAGGCGGCGAATCAACTGCAGCCAGCCTTGAGTTAGCAGGTATTGGTGAACCGCCCACGGCAATGCCGCCCCAGCGCGCCAGTCAGAGGCGCTCGCAGGCCCGATACAGGATCGCCAGCCGTTGCCGGCTTTGACGAGGTGGTGCAGGCGCAGAGCCCGCGTGGATGGGCCATGGGCCTTGATTCAGGCCTTCGACCCCTGCTTTTCCTTGAGCATGGCGAGCAGGCCGGCGGCGCGCGACTTCTTTTCATCGATGCTGAGCGCCCGCTTGTCGCCCTGCAGGCCGTGCCGACGGATATCGTCACGCGGCAGCTCGTCGAGGAAACGGCTCGGCTCGCACACCGTCCACTCCCCTGCCCGCTTGCGCTTGGTGGCGTAGCTGATGGTCAGGCTCCATTGCGCGCGGGTGATGCCGACATACATCAGGCGGCGCTCTTCCTCCACCATGCCGCCGTCGATCGACTCGCGGTGCGGCAGGATGCCCTCCTCGCAGCCGACCAGGAATACGTGCGGGTATTCGAGCCCCTTCGATGCATGCAGCGTCGACATCTTGACGGCGTCGACCTCGGCATCGTCACGGCCTTCGAGCATGGTGATCAGCGCGATGGTCTGGCTCAGCTCGATCAGCGTCTTGCCGTCTTCCTCGCCCTTCTTGGTGATCCAGCCGATAAAGTCGAGCACGGCCTTCCACTTGGTCTCGCCGGCCTTGCCCTCTTCCGAGTCGATGAGCCAGGTCTCGTAGTCGATCGCTTTCAGCATCTCCTGCAACAGCGGGCCAGCCGGCTCACGCTCGGCCCGGTACTGCACGTGGTTGATGAATTTGCAGAAGGTCTGCAGCGGGCCGAGCTGCTTGTCGGTCAGCTGCATCTCCAGCCCGGTCTCGAAAGCGGCCTCGAACAGGCTGATGTGGCGCTCGGCCGAATAGGTGCCGAGCTTTTCCAGCGTGCTGGCGCCGATGCCGCGCCGGGGCGTGGTGGCGGCACGGATGAAGGCAGGGTCGTCGTCCGGGTTGGCCAGCAGCCGCAGGTAGGCGATCACGTCCTTGATCTCGGGCTTGTCGAAAAACGACTGCCCGCCGCTCATCACGTAAGGGATCTTCTGGTTACGCAACGCCTGTTCCAATGCCCGCGCCTGGTGGTTGCCGCGGTAGAGGATGGCATAGTCGAGGTATTTCTTGCGGTTCTCGAACTTGTGCGCCATCAGCCGCATGACCACCGTCTCGGCCTCGTGCTCGTCGTCCTTCACGCCGACGA is part of the Chitinivorax sp. PXF-14 genome and harbors:
- a CDS encoding diguanylate cyclase — encoded protein: MLLLVGGGFVYLTCQHRRQVAASALATRIAKEQALVLNNERVGMVRVEGRHILWANRAIHRILGYDDGAVAGASMRLLYPDDTTFDHIGALGYEALRRDGRFHTQVKMRTRTGNELWVDLSATALTNTEFLWMVVDLHQLKHSGERAQHQALHDGLTGLPNRHLFEELLRQAVAQAKRDGQGLTVCYLDLDGFKPVNDTLGHHAGDEVLRAVGDRLRSKLRSNDSAARLGGDEFAWFLSGVANESEARAVVERCIEIASRPIELTCGATVRVGGSIGLASSDDHGYSADRLLQAADEAMYQHKHAGRTRDTSVETDRLGVSAHATLRNGADRGDSLLDLTGPGAAVVEPDVVRVAI
- a CDS encoding cache domain-containing protein; the protein is MYQDRVRAGSTGGGFLHGWFPKPGNSEPLEKLSYVKPLQPWQWTISTGIDIDDVERAFWHNAMLLGCIATGLLALIVTLVWAISRTILRQLGGEPGYAGVANHKHCARN
- a CDS encoding VOC family protein encodes the protein MMSECNFADLPWRAPGFHQRVQALAAGFGRQFGLPPVHQLGVLVPDVDAAATELERQGMERFFVAGGTPRFWREEGILHAMAGKLAMAYRDGVEIELLEPGRNTNWYRNSLAEGGCYAIQHLGYLVDDVDAVARRLQAAGYPLKVRGLLANLGMRCNFAYVDTRPVHGFITELIDLRVFGLRLPPAMIYRPLAKLQKLLGARHFNF
- a CDS encoding carboxypeptidase regulatory-like domain-containing protein, translating into MNTQTIGWPCLALVLLSATAQGGVVQGQVKTVDGKPLAGAMVTAFDPQQKRRDTVYSDATGNFVLRVDFAGKLTLRARAPYFRDESRELELVADGRSQQSFAMSRHSVAAELSASLPASAHLATVQWASHDSRSAFISQCNYCHQVGNELTRGSKDLDAWRATVRRMEGYFSILTNQEADDIAKTLSASFQGKPVKAVEQHDVSPVIASAKIKEWVVGDAHSFIHDTDVGGDDQLYGSDEGNDVIWHLDRNTGAINQYRLPDVDLPEGGMFAGFQLPIGVFSGKHGPHSMAQGKDGRFWITNALSSSLMSFDPATKQFKRYDLGFKHLYPHTVRIDQQGMVWFTITATNEVARFDPKTEQFKVIVLPHGGFWQAVTDYTFPYALKALSYFPKQNYQLTISHHKWANVGREAFNFPYGIDVNPLDGSIWYAKLYGHKIGRIDPKTFDITEFDTPLKGPRRLRFDAQGNLWIPAFDDSGVMKFDTRSHKFESYKLPLLAHNEYEVPYALNIHPKTGDVWVTSNMSDRVFRFDPRSKTFVTYPMPTRVTWLRDLVFARDGGICSSSSNLPAYGIEGGLASFICLYPDGEPAAQAQGQTSGMAKHL
- a CDS encoding SDR family NAD(P)-dependent oxidoreductase, translating into MQALHVGASDTSIVQIGGLCQLIGAHCQLWRGKACDDVPHAHTDKEAAMSSVAVSNQPALITGGATGIGRATALAFARCGAHIIAVDLDAARLAALCAEIDVFGCRATQGRDLLMAGPFVRLSDYAKRLVPGLPRRVTIRQSKNIGFI
- a CDS encoding AraC family transcriptional regulator, with translation MLAYAPQLVQALGGDPQQVCAAAGLSQAVIEAEEIPVRFNQVVQFFDLAARFCATPDFGLRLSERQTLAVLGPLWPLIQNAPTVKQMLLDLKQYSSLHSRGLGGDLVGMGDGLRLSYHLVDAGQIDDRQTIELGLALLCNELRRHAPKGWQPLAVQLRYRPPASQERYRRAFGPNLAFNQDVNAITIDLALLDYPLKAARAPHHQVVSELLRQQQNQLPDDIGRSVSTVVRTLIPLGNCTLAQVTQRLALSERTLQRRLQAAGLTFAGIHDQVRADLALKYLLQSTLKSAEIADILGYADLTALSRSFRRWHGVSMREAKKQPHRESMTI
- a CDS encoding cytochrome c5 family protein; the encoded protein is MSSNSPKNLIGIVVAAFAVPVISIYLLVKLVSSVSTGSPNTADLAMSNEAVTARIQPVGISKASIPVAPGARSGEQVFTAICTTCHATGAAGAPKVGDNGAWAPRITKGFQTLIEHATKGFNAMPARGGSPDLTDDEVARAIAYMANKSGGSFTEPKAAAGGADKVDPAKGKEIYGSVCVACHGTGAAGAPKFGDKAAWAPRIGKGLDALVASATKGLNAMPPKGGYSGSDAEFRSAIEYMVNSSK
- the torT gene encoding TMAO reductase system periplasmic protein TorT codes for the protein MGQLIERWALGLALGTVSLSGVAQTASAPIVFKPIPVYSIFPPLKPNGSADDALASGRVVPGYYTMAEPASRPWRIAFLFPHLKDPYWVGCSYGVMTEAQRLGVAADILPATGYDDLAGQLRKMDEAIAAKYDAIVLSPISMTANNPSIAKARAQGIPVFELANDSSSDDLTVKITTSLTSMGFETTRWVINDAQKRGLKSINIALLPGPADAGWVKGEVEGTRQTARRAPIKINILDIKYGDSGSALQTQLATQLLTQHGDKLDYILGCTGCAPAVVRPLKDAGLSGKVRIVAYDLTREIAGLVRSGDIYAASDTKGVSQARVAINTVVNFLEKRNTELPHSILIKLGLVSQDNYAGYDFDSSVAPDDYKPVLSYRPRDAK
- a CDS encoding UvrD-helicase domain-containing protein: MPPPSLNQPQREAIHYLDGPLLVLAGAGSGKTRVITHKIAYLINECGYSARNIAAITFTNKAAREMQERVEGLLHGSAGKGLTVCTFHSLGMQIMRQESKRLGYKPQFSILDANDGYKIISDILKTTDKAEIRRVQGVISRWKNDFVSPEDALNNGDHEGDFHAARCYREYQDTLFAYQAMDFDDLIRLPVELFEKDEEALAKWQRKLRYLLLDEYQDTNTCQYRLVKLLTGVRGMFTAVGDDDQSIYAWRGANMENLRLLQQDFPRLHIIKLEQNYRSTSRILRAANAVIGNNPKLFDKKLWSELGEGEPINIVGVKDDEHEAETVVMRLMAHKFENRKKYLDYAILYRGNHQARALEQALRNQKIPYVMSGGQSFFDKPEIKDVIAYLRLLANPDDDPAFIRAATTPRRGIGASTLEKLGTYSAERHISLFEAAFETGLEMQLTDKQLGPLQTFCKFINHVQYRAEREPAGPLLQEMLKAIDYETWLIDSEEGKAGETKWKAVLDFIGWITKKGEEDGKTLIELSQTIALITMLEGRDDAEVDAVKMSTLHASKGLEYPHVFLVGCEEGILPHRESIDGGMVEEERRLMYVGITRAQWSLTISYATKRKRAGEWTVCEPSRFLDELPRDDIRRHGLQGDKRALSIDEKKSRAAGLLAMLKEKQGSKA